The Phycisphaerae bacterium genome includes a window with the following:
- a CDS encoding S1 RNA-binding domain-containing protein yields MNDSFSTGQPGDSAPDPTRRDPESQDHTFPPAGMGDDHHSLAEIDQELLDAMNAASEPATRSGSAGSGGAESLERGTELVGTIAAVNDDDIFLDFGPKSQGLLPRNQFGKKEPLPVGRKVDVVVDHLDPETGLVIVNRKGAVQRATWTNLEKGMMVEGRVTGLVKGGLEVSVQGIRTFMPASQVELTPLKDISVLLNQNVRCEVLEVDRRSKNVLVSRRKVLEKEVKEKRQHLKEELETGQTRKGTVRSITDFGAFVDLGGLDGLVHVSDMSWGNVGKVEDVLSVGQEVEVKVLKIDRERDRISLGMKQLQPDPWAHVEERFPEGSKVKARVTRLANFGAFAELESGIEGLIPLSEMGWNRVGRSSDAVREGELVDAVILRVEPKKRRLALSMKNAQADPWAGVMESFPANSLVKGRVTRLADFGAFVEIVPGVEGLIHISEMSTQRVRSAGDVVKVGEEVEVRVLGVDLDNRRMSLSIKAVAAPMEETQEAHVPAEPEKPKKRKKPLRGGLSSHFDW; encoded by the coding sequence ATGAATGATTCCTTCTCCACCGGCCAGCCGGGGGACTCCGCACCTGATCCGACCAGGCGCGACCCGGAGTCGCAGGACCACACATTTCCCCCGGCGGGGATGGGCGACGATCACCATTCGCTGGCGGAGATCGACCAGGAACTTCTCGACGCCATGAACGCGGCGAGCGAGCCGGCGACCCGATCGGGGTCGGCAGGCTCGGGCGGAGCGGAGTCGCTGGAGCGCGGAACCGAATTGGTGGGCACGATCGCCGCGGTGAACGACGACGATATTTTCCTGGACTTCGGCCCGAAGAGTCAGGGCTTGCTGCCACGCAACCAGTTCGGGAAGAAGGAGCCGCTCCCCGTCGGCCGGAAGGTCGACGTCGTGGTGGATCATCTCGATCCGGAGACGGGGCTCGTCATCGTCAACCGCAAGGGCGCGGTGCAGCGGGCGACGTGGACCAATCTCGAGAAGGGCATGATGGTCGAGGGCAGGGTCACTGGCCTGGTCAAGGGCGGGCTGGAGGTGAGCGTGCAGGGAATTCGCACGTTCATGCCCGCGTCCCAGGTCGAGCTGACGCCGCTCAAGGACATTTCCGTTCTGCTCAATCAGAACGTCCGCTGCGAAGTGCTGGAAGTCGATCGCCGCTCCAAGAACGTTCTGGTGAGTCGCCGCAAGGTGCTGGAGAAGGAAGTCAAGGAGAAGCGGCAGCATCTCAAGGAAGAGCTGGAGACGGGTCAGACGCGCAAGGGCACGGTGCGATCGATCACGGATTTCGGCGCGTTCGTGGATCTCGGCGGACTCGACGGCCTGGTGCATGTCAGCGACATGAGCTGGGGCAACGTGGGCAAGGTCGAGGACGTGCTCAGCGTGGGGCAGGAGGTCGAGGTCAAGGTCCTGAAGATCGATCGGGAGCGCGATCGAATCTCGCTGGGGATGAAACAGCTCCAGCCGGACCCGTGGGCCCACGTCGAGGAGCGTTTTCCGGAAGGGTCGAAGGTCAAGGCCCGGGTGACGCGACTGGCGAACTTCGGGGCCTTCGCGGAGTTGGAGTCGGGGATCGAAGGGCTGATTCCCCTGAGTGAAATGGGATGGAATCGCGTGGGACGTTCGTCGGATGCGGTTCGCGAAGGCGAGCTGGTTGACGCGGTGATTCTTCGCGTCGAACCGAAGAAGCGACGGCTGGCGCTGAGCATGAAGAATGCCCAGGCTGATCCGTGGGCCGGGGTGATGGAGTCGTTCCCGGCGAATTCCCTGGTCAAGGGTCGGGTCACGCGTCTGGCGGATTTCGGCGCCTTTGTGGAAATCGTCCCCGGCGTTGAAGGGCTGATCCACATTTCGGAGATGTCGACGCAGCGGGTGCGGTCCGCCGGCGACGTGGTCAAAGTCGGGGAGGAGGTCGAAGTCCGGGTGCTGGGGGTCGATCTCGACAACCGGCGGATGTCGCTATCGATCAAGGCGGTGGCGGCCCCCATGGAAGAGACCCAGGAGGCTCATGTTCCGGCGGAGCCGGAGAAGCCCAAGAAGCGGAAGAAGCCGCTTCGCGGCGGTCTCTCGAGCCACTTCGACTGGTAG
- a CDS encoding beta-hydroxyacyl-ACP dehydratase: MQFQLIDRVLEHTRGERIVAVKAVSLAEEYLADHFPTFPVLPGVLMLQALIEAASWLALEALDFPGRVALLQEARNVTYKEFVRPGSLLRVEVECRRLAPEGSEFAGIGFCGDQEVVKARFSLVHPALPVETDAKRATTLADRWALLRR, translated from the coding sequence ATGCAATTCCAACTGATTGACCGGGTTCTGGAGCATACCCGCGGCGAGCGCATCGTGGCGGTCAAGGCGGTCTCGCTGGCGGAGGAGTACCTGGCCGATCATTTTCCGACCTTTCCCGTCCTGCCGGGAGTTCTGATGCTGCAAGCGTTGATCGAGGCGGCGAGCTGGCTCGCCCTCGAGGCGCTGGACTTTCCCGGGCGGGTCGCCTTGCTCCAAGAGGCGAGGAACGTAACATACAAAGAGTTTGTCCGGCCCGGGAGTCTTCTGCGGGTCGAAGTGGAATGCCGTCGGCTGGCGCCCGAGGGCAGCGAGTTTGCCGGAATCGGATTCTGCGGCGACCAGGAGGTCGTCAAGGCGCGGTTCAGCCTGGTCCATCCGGCGCTACCTGTCGAGACGGATGCGAAGCGCGCGACGACCCTTGCCGATCGCTGGGCGCTGCTGCGCCGCTGA
- a CDS encoding acyl carrier protein, with the protein MPLTNEQVLEKVREVLTDALGVDDDEVVPEATLQGDLGAESIDFLDIVFRLEKAFGIKIPRGELFPDDFVNNPEYVAGDRLTDKGLAQLKSVMPHADFTAFEKDPKVSKMPDLFTVRTICNYIQSKTGSSVAGAS; encoded by the coding sequence ATGCCGTTGACCAATGAGCAGGTGCTTGAAAAAGTCCGCGAGGTTCTGACCGACGCGTTGGGCGTGGACGACGATGAGGTCGTACCCGAGGCAACCCTGCAGGGCGACCTCGGTGCGGAGAGCATCGATTTTCTGGATATCGTGTTCCGGCTGGAGAAGGCCTTCGGCATCAAGATTCCGCGCGGGGAGCTCTTTCCGGACGATTTTGTGAACAACCCGGAGTACGTGGCCGGCGACCGCCTGACGGACAAGGGTCTGGCGCAACTCAAATCGGTGATGCCGCACGCCGACTTCACGGCGTTCGAGAAGGACCCGAAGGTGTCGAAGATGCCGGACCTGTTTACCGTCCGCACGATCTGCAACTACATCCAAAGCAAGACCGGGTCATCCGTGGCGGGCGCTTCGTAG
- a CDS encoding beta-hydroxyacyl-ACP dehydratase — protein sequence MRWFWIDSFVEFDSGRRAVAVKNVSLAEEYMHDHFPGFPVMPAALVIEGMAQTAGILVGEAGGFKENVILAKVRRAVFHGHARPGDRLSYETVLESLDDRGGVTAGLVKRGSDVLAEIDLMFSHVRPGDRNASVPEENFVFTGDFLRLLANVRGTATEPMEPAIADEAEARA from the coding sequence ATGCGGTGGTTCTGGATTGACAGTTTCGTTGAATTCGACTCCGGGCGGCGGGCGGTGGCGGTGAAGAACGTCTCGCTGGCCGAGGAGTACATGCACGACCACTTCCCGGGATTTCCGGTGATGCCCGCGGCGCTAGTGATCGAGGGGATGGCCCAGACGGCGGGGATCCTGGTGGGCGAAGCGGGGGGATTCAAGGAAAACGTCATACTTGCGAAGGTCCGCCGGGCGGTGTTCCATGGCCATGCGCGTCCGGGAGATCGGCTTTCGTACGAGACCGTGCTCGAGTCGCTGGACGACCGCGGGGGAGTGACGGCCGGTCTGGTGAAGCGGGGATCGGACGTGCTCGCGGAGATCGACCTGATGTTCTCGCACGTTCGGCCCGGGGACCGGAACGCGAGCGTGCCGGAGGAGAATTTCGTATTCACCGGCGATTTCCTGCGGTTGCTGGCCAACGTCCGGGGGACGGCGACGGAACCGATGGAACCGGCGATTGCGGATGAGGCCGAGGCCAGGGCATGA
- a CDS encoding beta-ketoacyl-[acyl-carrier-protein] synthase family protein, translating to MSDQRRVVVTGLGVATPVGIGVDAFWDALLGASGGIRPIAGFDASALPSRVGGELPSFTLGDYIPKTYRKSAKVMSRDITVAVVAAYHAVRDAGLKTKCILDRGEAEGPANVDSTRFGANIGAGLICADLTELAGALASAADADPDSFSYARWGREGMEQLTPLWLLKFLPNMLACHVTIVHDAQAPSNTVTCGEASSYLAIGEAFRTIARGDADVCICGGAESKMNPMGVTRPTLMGWLNTEDNDDPERACRPFAADRRGAVAAEGGGLVILESLEHARARSARIYAEVAGFGAASSTHHWREADPSGHALASAVRMAMRDASVKPEEIDLVVPMGTGIKTYDAGEMSAWRAALPARATPIPATTIRGAVGNCGAGVGAMDFAAAALCVHHGTVVASRNTAPPDADCPFTFREGDPADRRIRHAVVGGYALAGGQSAALVIKQVEG from the coding sequence ATGAGTGATCAGCGAAGGGTTGTCGTGACGGGTCTGGGCGTGGCCACGCCGGTGGGGATCGGCGTGGACGCGTTCTGGGACGCCCTGCTGGGTGCAAGCGGGGGCATCCGCCCCATCGCGGGATTTGACGCGTCGGCGCTGCCGTCGCGCGTCGGCGGGGAACTGCCCTCGTTCACTCTCGGTGACTACATTCCTAAGACGTACCGGAAGAGCGCCAAGGTGATGTCACGGGACATTACCGTCGCGGTGGTCGCGGCCTACCACGCCGTGCGCGACGCGGGCTTGAAAACGAAGTGCATTCTGGATCGCGGCGAGGCGGAAGGACCGGCGAACGTGGACAGCACGCGGTTCGGCGCCAACATCGGCGCGGGGTTGATCTGCGCCGACCTGACGGAGCTGGCCGGTGCGCTGGCCAGCGCGGCCGACGCCGATCCGGACAGTTTCAGCTATGCGCGGTGGGGCCGCGAGGGCATGGAGCAGCTTACGCCGCTGTGGCTCCTGAAGTTCCTGCCCAACATGCTCGCCTGCCACGTGACGATTGTTCACGACGCGCAGGCGCCGTCGAACACGGTGACGTGCGGCGAGGCATCGAGCTACCTGGCCATCGGCGAGGCGTTTCGAACGATCGCCCGCGGCGACGCCGACGTGTGCATCTGCGGCGGCGCGGAGAGCAAGATGAACCCCATGGGTGTCACCCGCCCGACGCTCATGGGCTGGCTGAATACGGAAGACAACGACGATCCCGAGCGTGCATGCCGGCCCTTCGCGGCCGACCGGCGGGGTGCCGTCGCGGCGGAAGGCGGCGGGCTGGTCATCCTGGAATCGCTGGAGCACGCCCGCGCTCGCAGCGCCCGCATCTACGCGGAAGTGGCGGGTTTCGGCGCGGCGAGCAGCACGCACCACTGGCGCGAGGCCGATCCCAGCGGACATGCGCTGGCCTCCGCGGTTCGCATGGCGATGCGGGATGCCAGCGTGAAGCCGGAGGAGATCGACCTCGTTGTCCCCATGGGCACGGGCATCAAAACCTACGATGCGGGCGAGATGAGCGCATGGCGCGCGGCGCTGCCGGCGCGCGCAACGCCGATTCCCGCAACAACCATTCGCGGGGCGGTGGGCAACTGCGGGGCGGGCGTGGGGGCGATGGATTTCGCGGCGGCCGCGCTGTGTGTGCATCATGGAACCGTGGTCGCCTCGCGCAACACGGCGCCACCCGACGCGGACTGCCCGTTCACATTTCGCGAAGGCGATCCGGCGGACAGGCGAATCCGCCACGCGGTTGTCGGCGGGTATGCCCTGGCCGGCGGGCAAAGCGCCGCGCTGGTCATCAAGCAGGTCGAGGGCTAG
- a CDS encoding beta-ketoacyl-[acyl-carrier-protein] synthase family protein — protein MRRRVVITGIGWVTPLGHDIEPVWQRLLRGESGVSRTELFDASTFPTTFSAQVKNFRLEDHLGADAGRHADASRNSRFALAAAAQAWRSAGLNLELPVEAQRIGVYLGGGEGPLNFPPFAAAAVAGCRDDAGESIPLDTVRWAKLALERLEAVHEIEQEPHMAAGHIAVQFRAAGPNLNTLTACAASTQAIGEAMEIIRRGDADIMISGGTHSMIHPLGVTGFNRLTALSTRNDSPETASRPFDRTRDGFVLGEGAGMLILEELEHARGRGAKILAEVAGYGSTADAFRITDIHEDGRGAVAAMTAAMEDADVTIQDVDYISAHGTGTEENDKIESLAIRKVFGEHAPKVPVSSVKSMLGHLIAAAGAVELITCVLAIRDGILPPTAHYQTPDPNCDLDYIPNEPRRRPVRAALSNSFGFGGQNDTLVVRVYSN, from the coding sequence ATGAGACGTCGCGTTGTCATTACGGGCATTGGCTGGGTCACACCGCTGGGGCACGACATCGAGCCGGTGTGGCAACGGCTGCTGCGCGGCGAGAGCGGCGTCAGCCGGACGGAGCTGTTCGACGCATCGACCTTCCCGACGACGTTTTCGGCGCAAGTAAAGAACTTCCGACTCGAGGATCATCTTGGGGCGGACGCCGGCCGACATGCCGACGCCAGCCGCAACTCCCGGTTCGCCCTCGCGGCGGCGGCGCAGGCCTGGCGCAGCGCCGGGCTGAATCTCGAACTGCCCGTGGAAGCACAGCGCATCGGCGTGTACCTGGGCGGCGGGGAGGGGCCGCTGAATTTCCCACCGTTCGCGGCGGCGGCCGTGGCGGGGTGTCGCGACGACGCGGGGGAGTCGATTCCACTCGACACAGTTCGCTGGGCCAAGCTGGCCCTTGAGCGGCTCGAGGCGGTGCACGAGATCGAGCAGGAACCGCACATGGCCGCGGGTCACATCGCTGTGCAGTTCCGCGCGGCCGGTCCGAATCTGAACACGCTGACGGCCTGTGCCGCCAGCACGCAGGCCATCGGCGAAGCGATGGAGATCATCCGCCGCGGCGACGCGGACATCATGATTTCCGGCGGAACGCACAGCATGATCCATCCGCTGGGGGTGACGGGCTTCAACCGGCTCACGGCCCTTTCGACCCGCAACGACAGCCCGGAGACGGCGTCGCGTCCGTTCGATCGCACGCGCGACGGGTTCGTCCTCGGCGAGGGCGCGGGCATGCTGATCCTGGAAGAGCTGGAACACGCTCGCGGCCGGGGGGCGAAGATTCTGGCGGAAGTCGCCGGCTACGGCTCGACCGCCGACGCGTTTCGCATCACCGACATTCACGAGGACGGGCGTGGCGCCGTGGCGGCGATGACGGCGGCCATGGAAGACGCCGACGTTACCATTCAGGACGTCGATTACATCTCGGCACACGGCACGGGCACGGAGGAGAACGACAAGATCGAGTCGCTGGCCATTCGAAAAGTCTTCGGCGAGCACGCACCGAAGGTCCCGGTCAGCAGCGTGAAGAGCATGCTCGGGCACCTCATCGCCGCGGCCGGCGCGGTGGAACTCATCACCTGCGTATTGGCCATCCGGGACGGCATCCTTCCCCCCACGGCCCACTACCAGACGCCGGATCCCAACTGCGATCTGGACTACATTCCCAACGAGCCGCGACGCCGTCCGGTCCGCGCGGCGCTTTCCAACAGCTTCGGCTTCGGCGGGCAGAACGACACGCTCGTCGTGCGCGTCTATTCGAATTGA